From one Microbulbifer sp. A4B17 genomic stretch:
- a CDS encoding ATP-binding cassette domain-containing protein: MQNICSIKNLYFNIPDKPLFSGINIELPRGYTGLVGNNGCGKSTFLETLSGSLKPDQGSITWYSDYLKVDQARDIPQHRVVDIFDPKGLYDCFSRIESGSYCEEDLIRVADSWELPTLWQQNLYSAGINLTLDTPVENLSGGERVLLDLIHAFSHKNHYLLLDEPGNHLDSTGKEWLLQKIHNHRAGILMVSHDRELLQQANTILELNSEKLRTYGGNYSNYQEVKKIQGQSIERKIENTKKKVNSLNKLKQSSSNKTATRRNQGKKLQGSQCKSLLDAKKDRAGRSLGKLSRNLDRQYQNLKQELESAQKGHTIDQPVSMHLNRVGLTGGIRLHLDGLKLPYGSYSESLSFTMHSGDRWHIRGANGSGKSTLLKVIAGQLKPAGGLCRTFGSCFYLDQHLSQLNGKISALENLTLLHPDTKTNYWRTALATLNIRGDSAFRPTNTLSGGERLKVVLLAATRGAEAPDLLLLDEPDNHLDLESRIALETALIEYPGTFLLISHDSSFVEKVGVNNEICL, translated from the coding sequence ATGCAGAATATTTGTTCTATTAAAAATCTCTATTTTAACATTCCGGATAAACCTCTATTTTCAGGTATCAATATTGAGCTACCAAGGGGATATACCGGCCTGGTGGGAAATAATGGCTGTGGAAAATCGACTTTTTTAGAAACTCTCTCTGGCAGTCTAAAACCCGACCAAGGGAGCATAACCTGGTATTCCGACTACTTAAAAGTCGATCAGGCAAGAGACATTCCTCAGCATAGAGTTGTGGATATATTCGATCCTAAAGGTCTCTATGATTGCTTCTCACGTATCGAATCTGGCAGTTATTGCGAGGAAGATCTGATAAGAGTTGCTGACTCATGGGAACTACCTACCTTATGGCAACAAAATTTATATAGTGCGGGAATAAATCTTACGCTAGACACACCTGTCGAAAACCTTAGTGGAGGTGAAAGAGTACTTCTAGATTTAATCCATGCTTTCTCTCATAAAAATCACTATCTGCTACTGGATGAACCTGGTAATCACTTGGATTCAACGGGTAAGGAATGGTTACTGCAGAAAATCCACAATCACCGCGCTGGGATCTTGATGGTCAGTCATGATCGAGAGTTGCTTCAACAGGCCAATACAATACTGGAATTAAACAGTGAAAAATTACGAACTTACGGCGGTAACTACTCAAATTACCAAGAAGTAAAAAAAATACAGGGTCAATCTATAGAAAGGAAGATTGAAAACACCAAAAAGAAAGTAAACAGCCTGAATAAATTGAAACAGAGCTCTAGCAATAAGACTGCAACTAGAAGAAATCAGGGTAAAAAACTACAGGGCTCCCAATGTAAATCCCTATTGGATGCAAAGAAAGATCGTGCGGGGCGGAGCTTAGGCAAACTCTCTCGCAATCTGGATCGCCAATACCAAAACCTTAAACAAGAGTTAGAAAGTGCTCAAAAGGGTCACACAATTGATCAACCAGTGAGTATGCACCTCAATAGAGTGGGACTGACTGGCGGCATCCGACTGCACCTCGATGGCCTGAAATTGCCTTATGGCAGTTATAGTGAATCCCTGTCATTTACTATGCATAGTGGCGATCGCTGGCATATCCGCGGTGCTAATGGGAGCGGAAAATCAACTCTACTAAAGGTCATTGCCGGACAACTAAAACCTGCCGGAGGCTTATGTAGAACATTTGGCAGCTGCTTTTATTTGGACCAACACCTTAGCCAATTAAATGGGAAGATATCTGCCCTGGAAAACCTAACCCTGCTACATCCAGATACAAAAACCAATTATTGGCGTACGGCACTGGCGACATTAAATATTCGAGGAGACTCCGCCTTTCGCCCCACTAACACTTTAAGTGGAGGAGAGCGCCTAAAGGTTGTTTTACTTGCCGCTACACGTGGCGCTGAGGCACCAGACCTGCTACTACTGGACGAACCGGACAACCACTTGGATCTGGAGTCTCGAATAGCGCTGGAAACCGCACTGATTGAATACCCAGGAACGTTCCTATTGATATCCCACGACTCCAGCTTTGTAGAAAAGGTGGGAGTGAATAATGAGATCTGCCTGTAG